The Fodinibius saliphilus genome has a segment encoding these proteins:
- a CDS encoding response regulator — MCPHSILIINEEEAVRESLHLVLEEEGFECRVAEGDIEAKEILLSKSIGVVVIDSHLLGSKGFLHFLKENDPQVRIIIMSTYAEVDVTQQALLSGAHDFVVKPLNFQELIDKIKLQISILSDQ, encoded by the coding sequence ATGTGTCCCCACTCAATTCTTATTATCAATGAAGAAGAGGCCGTTCGAGAGTCTCTGCATCTGGTATTAGAGGAAGAGGGATTTGAGTGTAGGGTAGCAGAGGGTGATATAGAAGCAAAAGAGATATTACTTTCTAAATCTATTGGGGTGGTTGTTATTGACAGCCATCTTCTGGGTTCAAAAGGTTTTTTACATTTTCTTAAAGAGAATGACCCTCAAGTTCGTATCATAATTATGAGCACCTACGCCGAAGTGGATGTAACACAACAGGCACTTCTCTCTGGAGCTCACGACTTCGTGGTTAAGCCACTTAACTTTCAAGAACTTATTGATAAAATTAAGTTGCAAATTTCCATCCTGTCTGATCAATAG
- a CDS encoding YceI family protein encodes MKSLLTNLVLMLFVITGSLTAQSTDYVLLDKSTMKIDGTSTIHDWTSEVEEINTTINIDKEALKEDSVTTPVQSFSMSIPVESIESGKGGMNKKTYKALNEKDHPNITFKLTSTEVLNYNSSSSEMDLNVTGELNIAGTTQTISLPVDGSIEDEETYKFTGSYELNMKDYNVDPPSAVFGTIKSGEKVTISFELYFAANNPM; translated from the coding sequence ATGAAATCTTTACTTACCAACTTAGTTTTGATGTTATTTGTAATCACAGGATCACTCACAGCCCAATCAACAGATTATGTATTACTGGACAAAAGCACCATGAAAATTGATGGTACTTCTACCATTCATGATTGGACATCTGAAGTCGAAGAGATCAACACTACTATTAACATAGATAAAGAAGCACTTAAAGAAGACTCCGTTACTACTCCTGTACAGTCTTTTTCTATGAGCATTCCGGTTGAGTCAATAGAAAGTGGGAAAGGAGGCATGAACAAAAAAACCTATAAAGCATTAAACGAAAAAGACCATCCTAATATCACGTTTAAGCTCACTTCTACTGAGGTGTTAAACTATAACTCCTCCTCTTCAGAAATGGATCTGAATGTTACCGGTGAATTAAATATCGCTGGCACTACCCAAACAATTTCTTTGCCAGTAGATGGCAGTATAGAGGATGAAGAAACCTATAAATTTACAGGGAGCTATGAGCTCAACATGAAAGATTATAATGTTGATCCCCCATCTGCCGTTTTTGGAACGATAAAGAGTGGAGAAAAGGTTACTATTTCCTTTGAACTATACTTCGCTGCTAATAATCCAATGTAA
- a CDS encoding YceI family protein, with the protein MMFKSAGSLIIILLLLIPSWSGAQSLPGELTIARGGKIWIEGTAGPVDFNCQAQELSGQGQITNTSDPQSTIRENGKVNISVSLPVHSLDCGKKAMNSDMYSALKAERHPSITYQLLEATLDKEAKADTGSWMPIVTRGIMNIAGVADTTEIVVSGKVLDNDHFQVKGNKMLNMDTYNIDPPSKMFGLIRADKKLDLHFNVTVALRSKSK; encoded by the coding sequence ATGATGTTCAAATCAGCTGGTTCGCTCATAATCATCCTTTTGTTATTAATACCCTCTTGGAGTGGGGCGCAATCTCTACCTGGTGAGCTTACTATTGCTAGAGGCGGGAAAATATGGATCGAGGGGACGGCAGGTCCCGTTGATTTTAACTGCCAAGCTCAAGAACTCTCAGGACAGGGGCAAATCACCAACACTTCTGATCCCCAGTCAACCATAAGAGAAAACGGCAAAGTAAATATTTCCGTTTCTTTGCCTGTGCATTCGCTTGACTGTGGCAAGAAAGCCATGAATAGTGATATGTACAGTGCTCTTAAAGCTGAGAGGCACCCTTCCATCACCTATCAGTTACTAGAAGCCACCCTTGACAAAGAGGCTAAAGCGGATACTGGAAGCTGGATGCCCATTGTAACACGTGGGATTATGAATATTGCCGGCGTTGCCGACACTACAGAGATCGTAGTAAGTGGAAAAGTACTTGATAACGATCATTTCCAGGTTAAAGGGAACAAGATGCTGAATATGGATACCTATAATATTGACCCTCCCAGTAAAATGTTTGGGCTTATTCGTGCCGATAAAAAGCTGGATTTACACTTTAATGTTACCGTAGCGCTTAGGTCTAAAAGTAAGTAG
- a CDS encoding sigma-54-dependent transcriptional regulator, with translation MTGSILVADDETSIRESLTIVLEDEGYNCIAVKDGKEAIQAIDENSFDIIISDLKMPNESGLDVLEYALQNSSDTLTIIITAHATIETAISALRKGAADYILKPLDFDEVLIRIENLLEHKNVIQENKYLREQIDQEYNFNHIIGESDAMKKVYKMVERVSSANSNVLVTGQSGTGKELVARAIHSSSDRSDKPFLAINCGAIPEDLVESELFGHKKGAFTGASADKDGVFVAANGGTVFLDEIAEIPLNLQVNLLRVLQEREVKPVGSNKTLNFDTRIISATNQNLEEEVEKGNFRDDLYYRLNVVELPLPPLQQRRDDIPLLAHHFLKKYNKELKRNLKGISSEAMSAMMAYQWKGQVRELENVIERSVLLSDSNYLQLEDLPASIRDASGSEDINLDSEKLDQAVRVFEKHHIKSMLKRTEGNKSEAARLLGIDPSTLYRKMERLGLSD, from the coding sequence ATGACAGGATCAATTTTAGTAGCAGATGATGAAACAAGTATCAGAGAATCACTTACTATTGTCCTCGAAGATGAGGGCTACAACTGTATAGCTGTTAAGGATGGAAAAGAAGCTATACAAGCCATTGATGAGAACAGCTTTGATATCATTATTTCAGATTTAAAAATGCCCAATGAAAGTGGTCTTGATGTATTAGAGTATGCCCTTCAGAATTCTTCGGATACCTTGACTATAATTATTACTGCTCATGCTACCATCGAAACGGCTATTAGTGCACTCCGCAAAGGGGCCGCAGACTATATATTAAAACCGCTGGACTTTGATGAGGTGCTCATACGTATAGAAAACCTGCTTGAGCATAAGAATGTAATACAAGAGAATAAGTATCTACGGGAGCAGATCGATCAAGAGTATAACTTCAATCATATAATTGGCGAAAGTGATGCCATGAAAAAAGTTTATAAAATGGTTGAAAGGGTTAGTAGTGCTAATAGTAATGTATTGGTAACAGGCCAAAGTGGAACTGGCAAAGAGTTGGTTGCAAGAGCCATTCATTCCAGCAGTGACCGTTCAGATAAACCGTTTTTGGCAATAAATTGTGGGGCTATTCCAGAAGATCTTGTTGAATCTGAGCTTTTTGGCCACAAAAAAGGGGCTTTTACTGGGGCATCAGCAGATAAAGATGGTGTTTTTGTTGCAGCCAATGGAGGTACTGTATTTTTAGATGAAATCGCAGAGATTCCACTCAACTTACAAGTGAATTTGTTACGGGTACTTCAAGAGCGGGAAGTAAAACCGGTAGGCTCAAATAAAACGCTGAACTTTGATACTCGCATCATATCTGCTACAAATCAGAATCTGGAAGAGGAGGTTGAAAAAGGAAACTTTCGGGATGATCTGTATTATCGTCTCAATGTAGTTGAGCTTCCCTTGCCTCCCCTACAGCAGCGACGTGATGATATCCCTCTTTTAGCTCATCACTTTTTAAAGAAATATAATAAAGAGCTGAAAAGGAATCTCAAGGGTATTTCAAGTGAAGCAATGAGCGCGATGATGGCTTACCAATGGAAGGGACAAGTTCGAGAGCTGGAAAATGTGATAGAGCGGTCGGTTCTTTTAAGTGATAGTAATTATTTGCAGCTAGAGGATTTGCCTGCATCCATTAGAGACGCTTCGGGTTCTGAAGACATAAATTTGGACAGCGAGAAACTGGATCAGGCCGTACGTGTATTCGAAAAGCATCACATTAAAAGTATGCTTAAACGAACTGAAGGGAATAAATCTGAGGCCGCACGCCTGTTGGGAATTGATCCTTCCACACTGTACCGTAAAATGGAACGTCTGGGACTATCTGATTAA
- a CDS encoding two-component system sensor histidine kinase NtrB: MKEILRFLREARVGYLMFTSLIIIGIGFGVFEIIHQTLLSETSSQMMQWLYFSRGVTVALVLMLWAAWTVYNYREYYEDRLRATKLRYRDIIEHSADAIIAIDEEKVITSWNQGAEEMLGWERDEIIGKPISYIVPDELIAMQELECIEFGLKYKGHVRNYETERLTNKGEKKLVNLTESFIRNENDEIVGRSQILRDLTDIKMREEQIQQSERLATVGHMAAGVAHEVGNPLTAISSLVQVCQRKTDDDFLQDQLKKVRDHIQRINKIVRDLVDFSRPSSMQTENVQINEEINSAVGLLQHDARCRNVEFEMNLESNLPAISCVPDQIHQVLVNLFLNAVDAMEEVSDPKVIITTCREENNIRIEVADVGKGIKEEEQSRIFEPFFTTKEVGSGTGLGLSVSHGIINKMDGTIWVESQPGEGATFIIELPIKK, translated from the coding sequence ATGAAAGAAATCCTTCGCTTTTTACGAGAAGCACGAGTGGGATACCTCATGTTTACTTCGTTGATTATTATAGGTATCGGTTTTGGAGTTTTCGAGATTATTCATCAGACTCTGTTGAGTGAAACCTCGTCGCAGATGATGCAGTGGCTTTATTTTAGCAGAGGTGTTACTGTCGCTCTCGTACTTATGCTATGGGCCGCATGGACGGTATACAATTACCGGGAATATTATGAGGACCGACTTAGGGCTACAAAGTTGCGTTACAGAGATATTATTGAGCATTCTGCTGATGCTATTATTGCTATTGATGAAGAAAAGGTAATTACCTCTTGGAACCAGGGAGCCGAAGAGATGTTGGGCTGGGAGCGCGATGAGATTATTGGCAAGCCCATCTCCTATATTGTACCTGATGAATTAATAGCTATGCAAGAACTAGAATGCATTGAGTTTGGGCTCAAGTACAAGGGGCATGTTCGTAACTATGAGACCGAGCGGCTAACTAATAAAGGTGAAAAGAAATTGGTTAACTTAACAGAGTCATTTATCAGGAATGAGAATGATGAAATTGTAGGCCGTTCACAGATATTACGAGACCTTACTGATATTAAAATGCGTGAAGAGCAGATCCAACAGTCTGAGCGGTTGGCTACTGTAGGACATATGGCTGCCGGGGTTGCACATGAGGTTGGAAATCCGCTAACTGCGATCTCTTCACTTGTGCAGGTGTGTCAGCGTAAAACTGATGATGACTTTTTACAAGATCAGCTTAAAAAAGTCCGTGACCACATACAGCGAATTAATAAGATTGTTCGTGACTTGGTAGACTTTTCTCGTCCATCTAGCATGCAAACAGAGAACGTACAGATAAATGAGGAGATCAATTCTGCTGTTGGGCTATTACAACATGATGCTCGATGTCGAAATGTGGAGTTTGAAATGAATCTGGAAAGTAACCTTCCTGCTATTAGTTGTGTGCCCGACCAAATACACCAAGTATTGGTAAATTTATTTCTTAATGCAGTAGATGCAATGGAAGAGGTTTCTGATCCTAAGGTTATCATAACTACATGCCGAGAAGAAAATAATATTAGAATAGAAGTAGCAGATGTTGGAAAAGGAATAAAAGAAGAAGAACAATCCCGTATATTTGAGCCGTTCTTTACTACTAAAGAAGTAGGCAGTGGAACAGGACTCGGACTTTCCGTAAGTCATGGCATCATCAACAAGATGGATGGCACTATCTGGGTAGAGTCACAGCCGGGTGAAGGGGCAACATTTATTATTGAATTACCGATAAAAAAATAA
- a CDS encoding DinB family protein, translating to MVKKSVNALLLEQLNGGNAHVDFNQAVQGITYKQAGISVEGVPHTIWELIEHIRIAQDDILEFCKNPEYEEMEWPDEYWPESSSPNSEVELQASVEKVREGIDEMKSLIRNSEGELQKVFTHGEGQTLFREAMLIVDHNAYHIGQIVLVRRLLGSW from the coding sequence ATGGTTAAGAAATCTGTTAATGCGCTTCTTCTTGAACAGCTTAATGGCGGTAATGCCCATGTGGACTTCAACCAAGCGGTGCAGGGAATAACGTATAAACAGGCTGGTATTAGTGTAGAGGGTGTTCCTCATACTATATGGGAACTCATCGAACATATTCGAATAGCCCAAGATGATATACTGGAGTTTTGTAAGAATCCAGAATATGAAGAAATGGAATGGCCGGATGAGTATTGGCCAGAAAGCTCATCGCCGAATAGCGAAGTGGAGTTGCAAGCATCAGTGGAAAAAGTACGAGAGGGCATAGATGAAATGAAATCTCTGATTCGAAATTCAGAGGGTGAACTGCAAAAGGTTTTTACTCATGGAGAAGGGCAAACATTATTTCGGGAAGCGATGCTAATTGTCGATCATAATGCTTATCATATTGGTCAAATCGTATTAGTACGAAGGTTATTAGGTAGTTGGTAG
- a CDS encoding helix-turn-helix domain-containing protein — MPKQVGDLVLYSVDDLHEQLGLSKMTIRAYLRDGKIRARKLGVKWYVTEDALREYFGESSRSNSTKAPKKPKNYRYVVKGINDLVSEQEECATIQETINCIEEQAIVSLFQVAIMNQDTDEVVELIKARDFLERHQ, encoded by the coding sequence ATGCCCAAACAAGTTGGCGATTTAGTACTATATTCAGTTGATGATCTGCATGAACAGCTGGGGCTTAGTAAAATGACGATCCGAGCATACCTGAGAGATGGTAAAATTCGTGCACGGAAACTAGGAGTAAAATGGTACGTCACGGAAGATGCATTGCGAGAGTACTTTGGAGAGTCATCCAGATCCAACTCAACAAAAGCCCCCAAAAAACCGAAAAATTATCGCTATGTTGTCAAAGGAATTAATGACTTGGTGAGTGAACAGGAGGAGTGTGCAACTATACAGGAAACAATTAACTGTATTGAAGAGCAAGCTATTGTAAGCTTATTTCAGGTAGCAATTATGAACCAGGATACCGATGAGGTAGTAGAACTAATTAAGGCCCGGGATTTCCTAGAACGCCATCAATAA
- a CDS encoding NUDIX domain-containing protein produces the protein MNDSHELVEQTLTSTKIFSGRLLHLYFDEVVLPDDTIATREWIKHPGASAVVPVFGNGDIMLVRQFRYPMAQIFYEVPAGKIDPDETADSTARRELKEEAGLQCKKYDYVGHFYPGIGYSDEIIHCYVAWDITSFEQAVDEDEFLITERIPFQDAVNMVHSGEITDGKTVIALLRTWHWWQQHQPFNI, from the coding sequence ATGAACGACTCCCATGAACTTGTTGAGCAAACTCTTACCTCCACTAAAATTTTTAGCGGCCGCCTGCTGCATCTCTATTTTGATGAAGTAGTACTTCCTGATGATACCATAGCAACCCGTGAGTGGATTAAACACCCCGGCGCCTCGGCGGTAGTTCCGGTATTTGGGAATGGAGATATTATGCTTGTCCGCCAATTCCGATACCCAATGGCGCAAATATTTTACGAGGTCCCGGCCGGAAAAATTGATCCTGATGAAACGGCTGATTCAACAGCCCGGCGCGAACTTAAAGAGGAGGCTGGACTCCAGTGTAAAAAGTATGATTATGTCGGCCATTTCTATCCCGGTATTGGCTATTCGGATGAAATAATTCATTGCTATGTAGCCTGGGATATTACTTCTTTTGAGCAAGCGGTAGATGAAGATGAATTTTTAATAACAGAACGCATACCATTTCAGGATGCTGTGAATATGGTACACAGCGGTGAAATTACTGATGGTAAAACGGTAATAGCTTTACTGCGAACCTGGCACTGGTGGCAACAGCACCAACCATTTAATATTTAG